A part of Desulfotomaculum nigrificans DSM 574 genomic DNA contains:
- a CDS encoding response regulator transcription factor, whose translation MQQLKGIKILLVDDEPNILQFLELGLSNEGFEVQTAQDGLTAINLMKQFQPHVVILDVMMPGMDGFEVCRMLKKMDNVAVIMLTAKDEVDDRVKGLNLGADDYMIKPFSFEELLARIYARIRNQFPNLFGEVVIGPFHIDDRRKEIRFADRVLELSPTEYELLKFLILNHGLVLSKAMILDKVWGYDFGGEENIVEVYIRSLRDKLNDKNHQLIRTLRGSGYRVDLP comes from the coding sequence ATGCAACAATTAAAGGGAATCAAAATATTATTAGTGGACGATGAACCTAATATACTGCAATTTTTAGAGCTTGGTCTGTCAAATGAAGGATTTGAGGTGCAGACTGCCCAGGATGGTCTGACAGCCATTAACCTGATGAAGCAATTTCAACCGCATGTGGTTATACTGGATGTTATGATGCCCGGCATGGACGGCTTCGAAGTCTGCCGCATGCTTAAAAAGATGGATAATGTGGCCGTGATCATGCTAACGGCCAAGGATGAAGTGGATGACCGGGTGAAGGGACTTAATCTAGGGGCAGATGATTATATGATCAAACCCTTTAGTTTTGAGGAACTGCTGGCCAGGATTTATGCCAGAATCCGTAACCAATTTCCCAACCTGTTTGGGGAAGTGGTGATTGGTCCTTTTCATATTGATGATCGCCGCAAAGAAATCAGGTTCGCCGACCGGGTGTTGGAGCTGTCCCCGACAGAATATGAACTGCTTAAATTTTTAATTTTAAATCATGGGTTAGTTTTAAGTAAAGCCATGATTTTGGATAAGGTATGGGGCTATGATTTCGGCGGGGAGGAAAATATTGTTGAGGTGTATATACGTTCTTTGCGAGATAAATTAAACGACAAAAACCATCAATTAATCCGCACCTTGCGCGGGTCTGGATACCGGGTTGATCTCCCATGA
- a CDS encoding sensor histidine kinase encodes MMQKVSNRIKSFFIPNSLLVQLLSRTLLILAVLLVLIGLLQYVFMREVIYRNKADSLRSQVMSMPHFWKPRPDVGDVNNRPPRIFIPDANLAFIDLDGNFTILSNGRDDINPPKLDTQEYFAVLNQRPHLNYKVIKESDQPEQLLVLQPVFEHPGQVVGVLQISTLTEPLRELLIRQLLTFLFLSLIAMLIGLVGFLPILRKTLVPLFNMVDTAEQIDAGNLAKRFPTQQGQMEIDRLAESFNGMLERLEASFAAERETKEQMRRFIADASHELRTPLTSIHGFLEVLLRGAVNQPDQLHKALKSMHGESERLNKLVHDLLLLAKLDRTPHIELTEGLLNTVIRDMEPQLRILSGNRKLSIEMEPNLKCKYDTDKIKQVILNLFHNAVQHTDPDEGQIKISLVRKNNGVALSVQDNGPGISEDHLNRVFDRFYRIDSSRTRKYGGSGLGLAISKSIVDAHGGTISVTSQVGKGSTFNIWLPG; translated from the coding sequence ATGATGCAAAAGGTAAGCAACCGAATTAAATCCTTTTTTATTCCCAACTCACTCCTGGTTCAGCTGTTATCCCGGACCCTGCTCATCCTTGCTGTTCTGCTGGTACTGATTGGCCTTTTGCAATACGTTTTTATGCGGGAGGTCATCTACCGAAATAAAGCTGACAGCCTGCGTAGCCAAGTGATGTCGATGCCCCACTTTTGGAAGCCCAGGCCGGATGTAGGAGATGTCAATAACCGCCCACCACGAATTTTTATTCCCGATGCTAACCTGGCATTTATTGATTTGGACGGGAACTTTACTATCCTGTCCAATGGACGAGACGACATCAATCCGCCTAAATTAGATACACAGGAATATTTTGCTGTACTGAACCAAAGACCGCATCTAAACTACAAAGTTATTAAAGAATCTGATCAGCCGGAACAACTATTGGTATTGCAACCGGTTTTTGAACACCCGGGCCAAGTGGTTGGTGTCCTTCAAATAAGCACCTTGACAGAACCGCTCAGGGAACTGCTGATTCGTCAACTACTCACTTTTTTGTTTCTTTCCCTGATTGCTATGTTGATTGGATTGGTTGGCTTCTTGCCGATTCTAAGGAAAACCTTGGTGCCCTTATTCAACATGGTGGATACGGCGGAACAAATTGATGCCGGTAATTTAGCCAAGCGTTTCCCCACCCAGCAAGGGCAGATGGAAATAGATCGGTTAGCGGAATCCTTTAACGGCATGCTGGAACGGTTAGAAGCCTCCTTTGCGGCGGAAAGAGAAACCAAGGAACAAATGCGCCGCTTTATAGCGGATGCTTCGCACGAGCTGCGCACGCCGTTAACTTCCATTCACGGGTTTTTGGAGGTGTTACTACGCGGGGCGGTCAACCAACCTGATCAACTGCATAAAGCGTTAAAGAGCATGCATGGTGAATCGGAACGTCTGAACAAATTGGTACATGATCTGCTGCTTTTGGCCAAGCTGGACCGCACACCGCACATTGAGTTGACGGAAGGCTTGCTTAATACCGTTATCCGGGACATGGAGCCACAGCTGCGGATTCTGTCCGGTAACAGAAAACTAAGCATAGAGATGGAGCCAAATTTAAAATGTAAATATGATACTGACAAGATAAAGCAGGTGATTTTGAATCTGTTTCATAATGCGGTGCAGCATACAGACCCGGATGAGGGTCAGATTAAAATTTCATTGGTTAGGAAAAACAACGGCGTGGCATTGTCCGTGCAAGATAACGGTCCGGGAATTAGCGAAGACCATCTCAACCGGGTTTTTGATCGTTTTTACCGCATTGATTCTTCCCGCACCCGCAAATATGGCGGGTCCGGTTTAGGTTTAGCCATCAGCAAATCCATTGTAGACGCTCATGGTGGAACCATTAGCGTGACAAGTCAAGTGGGGAAAGGCAGTACATTTAATATATGGCTTCCTGGATAG
- a CDS encoding DUF4405 domain-containing protein — protein MLSKLAKNYSINLLLGIMTTVCAGTGFLLYFKPGSIMQYLVKIPIMSFHIWTGFIMTGAVLLHLLLHAKWIKTVTKEMVSNKKGVLALVVTVFMSIGIFYAIVAMNPAQGPIQAPTREGYHMDRPFRYGNGNPLEHDKNYIDESQGTQDSSDV, from the coding sequence ATGTTGTCAAAACTAGCCAAGAACTATTCTATTAATTTGCTGCTGGGCATAATGACAACCGTTTGTGCGGGTACCGGGTTCTTATTATATTTTAAGCCCGGGTCAATTATGCAATATTTAGTTAAAATACCTATTATGTCCTTTCATATATGGACCGGGTTTATCATGACCGGGGCCGTTTTACTGCATTTATTACTGCACGCCAAATGGATCAAGACGGTCACCAAGGAAATGGTAAGTAATAAAAAAGGGGTACTTGCTTTAGTCGTAACTGTCTTTATGTCCATTGGCATTTTCTATGCAATAGTAGCTATGAATCCGGCCCAGGGCCCTATCCAGGCACCTACCAGGGAGGGATATCACATGGACAGGCCTTTTCGTTACGGTAATGGTAATCCCTTGGAACACGATAAGAATTATATAGATGAGAGCCAGGGAACTCAAGATAGTAGCGATGTATAG
- a CDS encoding glycosyltransferase family 2 protein: MDSKVTYSIVVPVYNEEEVIAETYARLKRVMDTTGEPYELLFVNDGSRDRTAQILSEICQKDSHVKLINFSRNFGHQIAITAGMDNALGQAVVVIDADLQDPPEVIWQMIEKWREGYQVVYATRKQRKGETLFKKWTAAMFYRLLRSLTDVDIPVDTGDFRLIDRQVCNVMKKIKEKNRFVRGLVSWVGFRQTAVEYVREERLAGESKYPLRKMIKLSLDGITTFSHKPLELATWLGVLFSSVSFVYLLLAVLGRFFTPYTLPSWTFIVAVSVFFNGIILTVLGIIGEYIGRIYDEAKDRPLYIIGSKVGFNREGEAHEQQ; encoded by the coding sequence ATGGATTCTAAAGTAACCTATTCCATTGTTGTACCGGTTTATAACGAAGAAGAAGTGATTGCAGAAACCTATGCCAGATTAAAAAGAGTAATGGACACAACCGGTGAACCTTACGAGTTATTGTTTGTGAATGATGGCAGCAGGGACCGAACGGCTCAGATTCTCAGTGAAATTTGTCAGAAGGACAGCCATGTAAAACTGATCAATTTCTCCAGAAACTTTGGCCACCAGATTGCCATCACAGCAGGTATGGACAATGCTCTGGGGCAAGCTGTAGTGGTGATTGATGCGGATCTGCAGGACCCGCCGGAGGTTATTTGGCAAATGATCGAGAAATGGCGGGAAGGTTACCAGGTTGTTTATGCCACCAGGAAACAGCGTAAAGGAGAAACCCTCTTTAAAAAATGGACGGCGGCCATGTTTTACAGATTATTAAGATCGCTCACCGATGTTGATATCCCGGTGGATACCGGTGATTTCAGATTGATTGACCGCCAGGTCTGCAATGTGATGAAGAAGATCAAAGAAAAAAACCGGTTTGTCCGGGGTCTGGTCAGTTGGGTGGGTTTTCGGCAAACGGCCGTGGAGTACGTGCGGGAGGAACGTTTGGCCGGAGAGTCCAAATATCCGCTGCGCAAGATGATTAAATTATCATTGGACGGAATTACCACCTTTTCCCACAAACCGTTGGAATTGGCCACTTGGCTGGGGGTTTTATTTTCATCCGTGAGCTTTGTCTATCTACTCTTGGCCGTCTTGGGGAGGTTTTTTACACCTTATACCCTGCCCAGTTGGACCTTCATTGTGGCTGTTAGTGTATTTTTTAACGGGATAATCTTAACTGTTTTAGGGATCATTGGTGAGTATATCGGCCGCATTTACGACGAGGCCAAAGACCGCCCCCTTTATATTATTGGCAGTAAAGTAGGCTTTAACCGGGAAGGAGAAGCTCATGAACAGCAGTGA
- a CDS encoding GtrA family protein, translated as MNSSDLAIRQNARSFVIFSLVGLSNTLIDYLVFFLLYHWFSAYYLLAQVISYSCGAVNSYLLNKYWTFQKKNVPTGAEILRFIIINVLVLAVSSLSLYVVTKNFSFNMFICKTIATGSSFAVNYIGNKFWVFK; from the coding sequence ATGAACAGCAGTGATTTGGCCATAAGGCAAAACGCCCGCTCCTTTGTTATCTTTTCCCTGGTGGGTCTGTCAAACACGCTCATTGATTACCTGGTATTTTTCTTGTTGTACCACTGGTTTAGTGCCTATTATTTGCTGGCACAGGTGATCTCCTACTCCTGTGGGGCGGTAAACAGTTATCTCCTGAACAAGTACTGGACTTTTCAAAAGAAAAATGTACCCACCGGAGCGGAGATCTTAAGATTTATTATCATCAACGTCCTGGTACTGGCCGTATCATCCCTATCCCTTTATGTGGTAACTAAAAACTTCAGTTTTAATATGTTCATCTGCAAAACAATTGCCACGGGAAGTTCCTTTGCCGTGAATTATATCGGCAACAAGTTTTGGGTGTTTAAATAG
- the galE gene encoding UDP-glucose 4-epimerase GalE, translating to MHILVCGGAGYIGSHVVRQLQRSGYEVLVLDNLANGHLSAIGDTPFVWGDILDKRDLQLVFHQNRIDAVMHFAAFSIVGESVQQPSTYYRNNVAGTLNLLEAMQEHRVNKLIFSSTAAVYGEPKEIPITEDHQTKPTNPYGATKLAVEEMLKWFSQAYGLKYVSLRYFNAAGADDSGDMGEDHNPETHLIPLVLKTALGVLPEVKIFGTDYPTPDGTCIRDYIHVNDLANAHILALQSLLSGGKSAVYNLGNGNGFSVREVIDTAKKVTGKSIRVVETTRRIGDPAVLVASAEKIKRELGWQPQFRDMEQIISTAWHWHYNHSTNPKLK from the coding sequence ATGCATATTTTAGTTTGCGGCGGGGCTGGTTATATCGGCAGTCATGTAGTAAGACAGCTGCAACGTAGTGGTTATGAGGTACTGGTGCTGGATAACCTGGCCAATGGCCACTTATCTGCCATTGGCGATACTCCCTTTGTATGGGGGGACATTCTTGACAAGCGGGATTTACAACTGGTGTTCCATCAGAACCGCATCGATGCCGTGATGCATTTTGCGGCCTTCAGTATTGTCGGTGAATCGGTGCAGCAGCCCAGTACTTACTATCGAAACAATGTAGCAGGCACCTTGAATTTATTGGAAGCTATGCAGGAGCACAGGGTAAATAAGCTAATCTTTTCATCCACTGCGGCAGTGTATGGTGAACCCAAGGAAATTCCCATAACTGAAGATCACCAGACAAAGCCAACTAACCCCTACGGGGCAACTAAACTGGCAGTTGAGGAAATGCTGAAATGGTTTAGCCAGGCCTACGGGCTAAAATATGTTTCTCTACGTTATTTTAATGCCGCCGGGGCAGATGATTCTGGGGACATGGGGGAAGACCACAATCCGGAGACACATCTGATTCCCCTGGTGTTAAAGACAGCGCTGGGTGTTTTACCGGAGGTTAAAATTTTTGGTACGGATTATCCCACCCCGGACGGAACCTGCATTCGTGATTATATCCATGTAAACGATCTAGCCAATGCCCATATTTTAGCCCTCCAAAGTCTGTTGTCCGGGGGAAAATCAGCGGTATACAATTTGGGCAACGGCAACGGCTTTTCTGTGAGAGAAGTCATTGATACGGCCAAAAAAGTAACTGGTAAGTCCATTAGGGTAGTGGAAACAACACGCCGTATCGGTGACCCGGCAGTACTGGTGGCCTCAGCCGAAAAAATAAAACGGGAACTGGGCTGGCAACCTCAGTTTAGGGATATGGAGCAAATTATTTCCACAGCCTGGCATTGGCATTATAATCATTCAACCAACCCTAAACTTAAATAA
- a CDS encoding L,D-transpeptidase family protein: MTLALYLAMSLLFSPGLAAAENSKMIIINKKTNQLGFYQNGVLTNVFPVATGRRRSFTPEGTFKVINKQVNPPYYKKHIPGGSPYNPLGPRWLGLSAPGGPYGIHGNNNPASIGTYASNGCIRLHNKDILWLYDQVPIGTPVIIVWNDVDLNNGFIDNTPIKLYFNNEPVILSSENPTFSRQDKPYVPLKVICRLLDYDIKWNQQTGTIDLVSSNMTTTLTPDSKNAYVNGQQLNLTNPPVVMNGITYVTTSTLEEIFSMKVSWNTANRELRIIYQAPVQPPANDSQQENPV, translated from the coding sequence ATGACATTAGCCCTGTACCTGGCTATGTCTTTATTATTTTCTCCCGGTTTGGCTGCAGCTGAAAACAGTAAAATGATCATTATTAACAAGAAGACCAACCAGCTTGGCTTCTACCAGAATGGCGTGCTCACCAATGTCTTTCCGGTAGCCACCGGCAGACGGCGTAGCTTTACCCCGGAGGGCACATTTAAGGTAATTAATAAACAGGTTAACCCACCCTATTATAAAAAGCATATCCCCGGGGGCAGTCCATACAATCCATTGGGCCCACGCTGGCTTGGACTCAGTGCACCCGGTGGACCCTATGGCATTCATGGTAACAATAACCCTGCCTCCATTGGTACTTATGCTTCCAATGGTTGCATCCGTTTACACAACAAAGACATTTTATGGCTTTATGACCAGGTGCCGATAGGTACTCCTGTCATCATTGTCTGGAATGATGTGGATTTAAACAACGGCTTTATTGACAATACGCCCATAAAGTTATACTTTAATAACGAACCAGTAATTTTGTCCAGTGAAAATCCAACCTTTTCCCGCCAGGATAAACCATATGTTCCATTAAAAGTAATCTGTCGGTTATTGGACTATGACATCAAATGGAACCAGCAAACAGGTACCATTGATTTAGTATCATCCAATATGACCACCACCTTGACTCCCGACAGCAAAAATGCTTATGTAAACGGTCAGCAACTTAATCTTACAAATCCACCGGTAGTAATGAATGGTATCACCTATGTTACCACGTCAACCCTGGAAGAAATCTTTTCCATGAAGGTATCTTGGAATACAGCCAACCGGGAACTTCGTATTATTTACCAGGCTCCGGTACAACCACCTGCTAACGATAGCCAACAGGAAAATCCAGTGTAA
- a CDS encoding alpha-hydroxy-acid oxidizing protein produces MDLKTVKSQAKEQLKGYCRVCPVCDGRACSGEVPGMGGIGTGASFRNNLTALASYSLNMRTLHGAKDPSTETELFGIKLSSPIQAAPMTGTPYNMGGAISERDFIGMIVSGSKQAGTIGWTGDGADPTMYDSGIEAIIAEGGHGIPIIKPREQDAIIERIRRAEAAGAKAVGMDIDGAGLVTMALKGQPVGPKTLEELKELVKATKLPFILKGIMTVDEAEMAVEAGVSAIVVSNHGGRILDYTPGAAEVLPAIAAAVKGKVTIFADGGVRTGVDVLKLLALGADGVLVGRPLVVGAFGGGAEGVKLVLDKMNDELKQAMILTGCQSIKDINSRVIYKG; encoded by the coding sequence ATGGATTTGAAAACCGTCAAAAGCCAAGCCAAAGAACAACTTAAAGGTTATTGCCGGGTTTGCCCTGTTTGTGATGGTCGAGCTTGTTCCGGTGAAGTTCCGGGCATGGGTGGTATAGGAACCGGCGCCAGCTTCCGTAATAACTTGACTGCCCTGGCTTCCTATAGTTTAAATATGCGCACGCTGCACGGGGCTAAAGATCCCAGTACCGAAACTGAATTGTTTGGCATCAAACTATCCAGTCCCATTCAAGCCGCCCCTATGACCGGCACTCCTTACAACATGGGTGGTGCCATTAGTGAGAGAGATTTTATTGGCATGATCGTGTCCGGCAGTAAGCAAGCCGGTACAATAGGTTGGACCGGTGACGGTGCTGATCCCACCATGTATGATTCCGGTATTGAAGCTATTATTGCTGAAGGCGGACATGGTATTCCCATTATTAAACCCCGGGAACAGGATGCCATCATCGAACGCATTCGCCGGGCTGAAGCTGCCGGTGCTAAAGCCGTCGGTATGGATATTGATGGTGCCGGCCTGGTGACCATGGCTCTGAAAGGTCAACCAGTTGGTCCAAAAACTCTAGAGGAACTGAAAGAATTAGTAAAAGCTACCAAACTGCCCTTTATTCTTAAAGGTATAATGACCGTAGATGAGGCTGAAATGGCTGTAGAAGCCGGTGTAAGTGCCATTGTGGTTTCTAACCACGGCGGTCGTATCCTGGACTATACTCCCGGTGCCGCAGAGGTATTGCCGGCCATTGCTGCTGCCGTAAAAGGCAAAGTTACCATTTTTGCTGACGGCGGCGTACGTACCGGCGTAGACGTTTTAAAACTGCTGGCCCTGGGTGCTGACGGAGTATTAGTTGGCCGACCTTTAGTGGTAGGTGCCTTTGGTGGTGGGGCTGAAGGTGTTAAGTTAGTTCTGGACAAAATGAATGATGAATTAAAGCAAGCCATGATCCTAACAGGATGCCAATCCATTAAGGATATTAACAGCCGGGTTATTTATAAGGGCTAG
- a CDS encoding CBS and ACT domain-containing protein, translated as MFVKDCMTTSPITIPKTTPILDALEKMKRLKIRQLPVTEKGRLIGLVTERELLTVTPSPATTLSIFEMNYLLSKMVVGEVMVKDPITVSPDTTMEEAALIMRENKVNCLLVMQGDELVGILTQTDIFDAFIEFFGLKKAGTRLVLQTQDRVGALAELTDIIRAMNINIRAFVVHRKDNDVVHIIVRVNTIDPDPLVKELEARGIPVLSVD; from the coding sequence TTGTTTGTGAAAGATTGTATGACCACATCACCCATAACCATTCCTAAGACAACGCCGATTCTCGATGCCTTGGAGAAAATGAAGAGGCTAAAGATTCGCCAATTGCCAGTGACGGAAAAGGGTCGTCTGATAGGCCTGGTTACCGAGAGAGAGTTATTGACCGTAACCCCCTCTCCGGCCACCACCCTGAGTATTTTTGAAATGAATTATCTGCTGTCCAAAATGGTGGTGGGTGAGGTAATGGTGAAGGATCCTATTACCGTAAGCCCGGATACCACTATGGAAGAAGCCGCGTTAATTATGAGGGAGAATAAGGTTAATTGCTTGTTGGTAATGCAGGGGGACGAACTGGTTGGCATTCTTACCCAGACGGATATTTTTGATGCTTTTATAGAATTTTTTGGCTTAAAGAAAGCAGGCACCAGGTTGGTTTTACAAACCCAGGACAGAGTTGGGGCCCTGGCTGAATTAACCGATATCATCCGGGCTATGAACATTAACATCAGGGCTTTTGTAGTACACCGGAAAGACAATGATGTGGTTCACATTATAGTAAGGGTTAACACCATAGATCCGGATCCACTGGTTAAGGAACTTGAGGCAAGGGGTATTCCGGTTCTTTCGGTTGATTAA
- a CDS encoding flavin reductase family protein, whose translation MSHGVCPVYIWKCTVCGHKEYSKHPPVSCVKCAGEANRFIMVPPPDKALNPAAIYPIGMPTLNSILYLVGSTQGGQVNAMCCSSVTPVTYHPMRVAVAVNKNNLTYDFIKVSGVFSLCLLGLGHKQMAHHFGRNSGRNINKFEKYSQKPGKTGSPIIDGCLGYFECEVDHRATMDLDTHTLFVARVVDAFVESNEPPLTYRDYAQDLSKY comes from the coding sequence GTGTCACATGGAGTTTGTCCGGTATATATATGGAAATGCACCGTTTGCGGACATAAAGAATATAGTAAGCATCCCCCTGTTAGCTGCGTCAAATGTGCCGGTGAAGCTAACCGGTTTATCATGGTTCCGCCGCCCGACAAAGCATTGAACCCCGCTGCTATATACCCGATAGGTATGCCCACACTGAATAGTATATTGTACCTGGTAGGCTCGACCCAGGGTGGTCAGGTAAATGCCATGTGCTGCAGCAGTGTTACGCCGGTAACTTACCATCCCATGCGGGTGGCGGTGGCAGTCAACAAGAATAACTTAACCTATGATTTTATAAAGGTAAGTGGGGTTTTTTCCTTGTGTTTATTAGGATTAGGTCATAAGCAAATGGCTCATCATTTTGGGAGAAACTCGGGCAGGAATATAAATAAATTCGAAAAGTACTCGCAAAAGCCGGGTAAAACTGGGAGCCCCATTATCGATGGTTGCCTGGGGTATTTTGAATGTGAAGTAGATCACCGGGCAACAATGGACTTGGATACTCATACCTTGTTTGTGGCAAGGGTAGTAGATGCCTTTGTTGAGTCAAATGAGCCTCCTTTAACTTACCGTGACTATGCCCAAGATTTGTCCAAATATTAA
- the thiD gene encoding bifunctional hydroxymethylpyrimidine kinase/phosphomethylpyrimidine kinase: MMKVAMTIAGSDSIGGAGIQADLKTFYALGVHGTSAITAVTAQNTAAVEGAYYLPPEFVGQQIEAVAKDVPVAAVKTGMLASADIVREVARRVKLHGLDANLVVDPVLVSTSGHLLLDNDAVDVLKHELIPLALVITPNIPEAEVLSGKKIKDIEDMKEAAYLLHKLGARNVLVKGGHANAVDVLFDGTEYMIYQPEVRVPGSFHGTGCTLSAAIAAELAKGGNVVTAVEKAKSYVTGCIKNHLHLGKGAFMIKH, translated from the coding sequence ATGATGAAAGTTGCAATGACCATAGCTGGATCCGACTCTATAGGTGGTGCAGGCATTCAAGCAGATTTGAAAACTTTTTATGCCCTCGGCGTTCATGGTACATCAGCCATCACCGCAGTAACCGCCCAGAATACAGCAGCAGTTGAAGGTGCCTACTATCTACCGCCTGAGTTTGTGGGTCAACAAATTGAGGCTGTAGCTAAGGATGTACCGGTGGCGGCGGTAAAGACCGGTATGCTGGCCAGTGCGGACATAGTTAGGGAAGTTGCCAGGAGAGTCAAACTGCATGGATTGGATGCTAACCTGGTGGTTGATCCCGTATTGGTATCCACCAGTGGTCATCTATTGCTGGATAATGATGCGGTGGATGTACTAAAACATGAACTAATTCCTCTGGCCTTAGTTATTACGCCCAATATTCCCGAGGCTGAGGTGCTCAGTGGAAAAAAGATAAAGGACATAGAAGATATGAAAGAGGCAGCATACCTTTTGCATAAGCTGGGGGCCCGTAATGTTTTGGTCAAGGGCGGCCATGCCAATGCTGTAGATGTGTTGTTTGATGGGACCGAGTATATGATTTATCAACCGGAAGTGCGAGTGCCCGGCTCCTTCCACGGCACAGGTTGTACCCTGTCAGCTGCCATAGCAGCGGAATTGGCCAAAGGCGGCAATGTCGTTACAGCGGTAGAAAAGGCCAAGTCCTATGTTACCGGTTGTATTAAAAACCATTTACACCTTGGAAAAGGAGCATTCATGATAAAACATTAA
- a CDS encoding MarR family winged helix-turn-helix transcriptional regulator gives MDPREKTRRLHVLLNLIRGLYKAIDNDWRKAAGELGLTPCQQHLLWILHFRNGSTLTELSEIGSWHVSTVMSMVDRMEKNGLVIKKVDDQDARIKRIFITEKGEQLQKQTLNGEKHFRLMTLLEQMDEKDIENGTKILYSLVKQLLGPNFIDFVDSTAKEIMNKKYD, from the coding sequence ATGGACCCCCGGGAGAAAACTCGCAGGTTACATGTCCTATTAAATTTAATCAGAGGGCTGTATAAAGCTATAGATAATGACTGGCGCAAGGCTGCCGGTGAGTTGGGACTTACCCCCTGCCAACAGCACTTATTGTGGATACTCCATTTTAGAAACGGCAGCACCCTGACAGAGCTAAGCGAAATAGGTAGCTGGCATGTATCTACGGTCATGAGTATGGTGGACAGAATGGAGAAAAACGGCCTGGTGATTAAAAAGGTGGATGACCAGGATGCCCGCATCAAACGTATTTTTATCACTGAAAAGGGGGAGCAGTTGCAAAAACAAACACTTAACGGGGAAAAACATTTTCGTTTAATGACCTTATTGGAACAAATGGATGAGAAAGATATTGAGAATGGCACTAAAATTCTTTATAGCCTGGTAAAACAGCTCCTTGGCCCAAATTTTATTGATTTTGTTGATTCAACGGCTAAGGAGATAATGAATAAAAAATATGATTGA
- a CDS encoding methyltransferase domain-containing protein, translating to MEKVIYLKMVQMERNHWWYKGRREFISKLIRPYLRPNLHILDAGCGAGGTMEYMARYGSVVGIDISEEMVEYCRKEGLSAYHGSVTKLPFANGLFDLVLCLDVLEHLPMDQIAVEELKRVIRPGGLLVISVPSFSWLWGRHDELNQHCRRYNFGELIKLVQLAGLSVERSTYFNFFLLPPIWLARKLGRLLPMGPGQTDLNFGTVRLNTLLYSILKLEAELLGKFNLPIGVSQVVLARKK from the coding sequence ATGGAAAAGGTTATTTACCTTAAAATGGTACAAATGGAACGAAATCACTGGTGGTATAAGGGTAGGCGGGAATTTATTTCCAAATTAATCAGGCCATATCTACGCCCAAACTTGCATATATTAGATGCGGGGTGCGGGGCTGGTGGAACTATGGAATATATGGCAAGATATGGATCGGTAGTGGGAATTGACATATCAGAAGAAATGGTGGAATACTGTCGCAAAGAAGGACTGAGTGCCTACCATGGATCTGTCACCAAACTGCCCTTTGCCAACGGGTTGTTTGATTTAGTACTTTGTTTGGATGTGCTGGAGCATTTACCCATGGATCAAATAGCAGTGGAAGAGTTGAAAAGGGTAATCCGTCCTGGGGGCCTACTGGTGATTAGTGTGCCATCCTTTAGCTGGCTTTGGGGTAGGCATGATGAATTAAACCAGCATTGCCGCAGGTATAATTTTGGGGAACTGATTAAATTAGTTCAATTGGCAGGTCTATCTGTGGAACGCAGCACATATTTTAACTTTTTTTTATTGCCGCCCATTTGGTTAGCAAGAAAGCTTGGCAGATTATTACCAATGGGGCCCGGGCAAACAGATTTAAATTTTGGTACGGTCAGGCTTAATACTCTGCTTTATAGCATTTTAAAGCTAGAGGCAGAATTATTAGGTAAATTTAATCTTCCCATAGGGGTATCCCAAGTTGTTTTAGCCAGGAAAAAATGA